The genomic stretch CAATCAACGGATTTTGCGTCGGATGCTATATTCATTTTCAATGGAACCAATATAAATATCGCAAGAGCTTGAGGTAAAATCGGAGTCTTCTCATTAAATGGGAGGGCTATTTTTGCGAATTGTAAACAAAATTCGGTATACTAGTTATTGAATATTAAACGAAAAAAATTAAAATAGAATTGAAGAAAAATAAAATAGATGAATTTACTGCATCAGGAGGGAGAATTGAAATGATTCAATGGAAAGAAGACATTATGATTGATACAAATATCGAGAAAGTGTGGAGTTTATTTTTAGATAAAAATATTAAGAAAATAATGCCAAAAGTTGATGAGCATAATTTAATCGATAAGAACGAGAATGAAGTAGGGGCAAAGCATCATCAGAGTTATCGTGAAGGTAAACGTGTAGAAAGCTATATCGTTGAAACTTTAGCATATGAGGATACAGAAACATATAAGAAAAAGCAGATTCAGTTCGTTTTAGCGAATGCATTTGAATCGAATTTGACGTTTATTCTAGAAAAAATTGACGACACACACACGAAATTTACTTATGAAGGTACGAATACCGGGGTTAATTTTATGGGACGAGCAATGTTAAAACTTGCTAATCCAAAGGGAAATAATTTAAAAGCTGTTCATGAATTTTTACAACGAGTGGAACAAGAGGCATTAAAAGAGCAGGAATAGGTATCTCATAACGAACAAAAAGGAGAGCAGTGTGCTCTCCTTTTTTATGATTGATTTGAAACTTTGCTTAACAACTCATAAGAATTTAAACGCGCATTATGATCGAAAACAGTAGCGTTTACCATGATTTCATCAGCTTTTGTCATGTTTAAAATTGCTTGTAGCTTTTCGGTTACAGTATCAACCGTTCCAATCGCAGACAGTCTCATTTGATTTTCTAAAGTTTGCTTTTCATACGGACTCCAAATCTCTTCCATATCGTCAACTGGCGGTTTTAATAATGCTGGTTTACCACCGCGAACTAAATTTAAAAATGATTGTTGTTGTGTTGTGAAAAGTCTTTTTGCTTCTTTATCTGTATCAGCAACAACTACATTTAATCCAATCATTGCATATGGTTCATCTAAAAATT from Arthrobacter citreus encodes the following:
- a CDS encoding SRPBCC family protein; this translates as MIQWKEDIMIDTNIEKVWSLFLDKNIKKIMPKVDEHNLIDKNENEVGAKHHQSYREGKRVESYIVETLAYEDTETYKKKQIQFVLANAFESNLTFILEKIDDTHTKFTYEGTNTGVNFMGRAMLKLANPKGNNLKAVHEFLQRVEQEALKEQE